Proteins encoded together in one Hevea brasiliensis isolate MT/VB/25A 57/8 chromosome 16, ASM3005281v1, whole genome shotgun sequence window:
- the LOC131168986 gene encoding uncharacterized protein LOC131168986, translated as MRFAFARIRVPFLQLQGLVYGFRVGSVSPSCPLSPPLKSQPFSSTNTRFIAPTRLAQYRSKCVMNRKVLLSKELWLLGFQSWVLLSEPVKGLESLPYKPEGYNYWTWRGHKIHYVVQGEGYNIPELAKRYKVYALDLLGFGWSEKAIIEYDAMVRRDQVVDFLKEIVKEPAVVVGNRNLVSTC; from the exons ATGCGCTTTGCTTTTGCAAGAATTCGTGTTCCTTTTTTACAGCTTCAAGGATTAGTTTATGGTTTTAGGGTGGGTTCAGTGTCTCCTTCATGTCCCTTGTCGCCTCCGCTTAAGTCACAGCCCTTCAGTTCAACCAACACCAGATTTATTGCACCTACCAGACTAGCTCAATACA GAAGCAAATGCGTAATGAACAGGAAAGTTTTGCTTTCAAAGGAATTGTGGCTTCTGGGGTTTCAGTCATGGGTTCTTCTCAGTGAACCTGTTAAAG GGCTTGAGAGCTTGCCATACAAGCCAGAAGGCTACAATTATTGGACATGGCGGGGTCACAAAATACATTATGTAGTGCAAGGAGAAGG ATACAACATACCTGAGTTGGCCAAAAGATATAAGGTTTATGCCTTAGACTTGCTAGGTTTTGGATGGAGCGAGAAAGCAATTATTGAGTATGATGCCATGGTACGGAGGGATCAAGTGGTAGATTTTTTGAAGGAAATTGTGAAAGAGCCAGCAGTTGTAGTGGGAAACAG GAATCTAGTTTCGACATGCTGA